A single genomic interval of Planctomycetota bacterium harbors:
- a CDS encoding ThuA domain-containing protein produces the protein MLCIPRRCFALLVLLALCFAAPLHAADKLRVLLIDGQNNHKWQTTTPILVKALESSGRFTVDVSTTPPKGSKPEAWADWHPNFSDYAAVVSNYNGERWPKPVEDAFVSYVQNGGGLVVVHAANNSFSNWPEYNEMIGLGGWGGRNEKAGPYVYYKDDKIVRDDKPGPGGHHGHQHPFVIQLRVADHPITRGMPAQWLHAQDELYDSLRGPAEHMTILATAFSDPKEGGTGRDEPMIMVLDYGKGRVFHTPMGHADYSMKDVGFFVTVARGTEWAATGEVTIPIPDNFPTADKLSPVE, from the coding sequence ATGCTTTGCATCCCGCGTCGCTGTTTCGCCCTACTCGTGCTGCTGGCTCTGTGCTTCGCCGCTCCGCTGCACGCAGCCGACAAACTCCGCGTCCTGCTCATCGACGGGCAGAACAATCACAAATGGCAGACCACGACGCCGATCCTCGTCAAAGCGCTCGAGTCGAGCGGGCGATTCACGGTCGACGTTTCCACGACGCCGCCCAAAGGATCGAAGCCCGAGGCGTGGGCCGACTGGCACCCGAACTTCTCCGACTACGCTGCGGTGGTGAGCAACTACAATGGCGAGCGCTGGCCCAAGCCGGTCGAAGATGCGTTCGTGAGCTACGTCCAGAACGGCGGGGGCTTGGTCGTCGTGCATGCGGCCAACAACTCCTTCTCCAACTGGCCCGAGTACAACGAGATGATCGGGCTCGGCGGATGGGGCGGGCGCAATGAGAAGGCCGGTCCGTATGTCTACTACAAGGACGACAAGATCGTCCGCGATGACAAGCCGGGTCCCGGCGGGCATCACGGCCATCAACACCCCTTCGTCATTCAGCTTCGCGTCGCCGATCACCCCATCACGCGCGGCATGCCCGCCCAATGGCTCCATGCACAGGACGAACTGTACGACTCCCTGCGCGGCCCCGCCGAGCACATGACCATCCTCGCCACCGCTTTTTCCGACCCCAAAGAGGGCGGCACCGGGCGCGATGAGCCGATGATCATGGTGCTCGACTACGGCAAGGGCCGGGTGTTCCACACGCCGATGGGTCACGCCGACTACTCCATGAAAGACGTCGGCTTCTTCGTCACCGTCGCGCGCGGCACGGAATGGGCCGCCACCGGTGAAGTGACCATCCCCATCCCCGACAACTTCCCCACCGCCGACAAACTCAGCCCCGTCGAATGA
- the lgt gene encoding prolipoprotein diacylglyceryl transferase, with amino-acid sequence MILAAYLQRLDPYAVGPYFGFLGVRWYGLSYVAGFCVAWLLIRAMGQRRITPLKPQRAGDFILAIAIGTVVGGRLGYCLFYRPDLFITFMDNPPFWGVLAINEGGMASHGGMIGIVMGCAYFAWKEKLPLLHLMDLTALTGTIGVFFGRVANFVNGELFGRACDANLPWAVKFPQEIVDWADPANSKHQVLASDAYRQIEMTVGSTDPHAIIDASRHSDTVAQMLRPLLTPRHPSQIYEALMEGLLMFVILAIVWYKPRKPGVVSGWFIVSYAIVRILGEHFRTPDAFIGFEALGLTRGQWLSMLMLVIGLTLLVIWSRRNAARLGGWGVEHPAES; translated from the coding sequence ATGATCCTCGCCGCGTATCTGCAACGGTTGGACCCCTACGCCGTGGGCCCGTACTTCGGGTTCCTGGGCGTGCGGTGGTACGGCCTGTCGTACGTGGCGGGGTTCTGCGTGGCGTGGCTGCTGATTCGCGCGATGGGCCAACGCCGCATCACGCCGCTCAAACCCCAGCGCGCCGGCGATTTCATCCTCGCCATCGCCATCGGCACCGTCGTCGGCGGACGACTCGGCTACTGCCTCTTCTACCGCCCCGACCTGTTCATCACCTTCATGGACAATCCCCCGTTCTGGGGCGTGCTCGCCATCAACGAAGGCGGCATGGCGAGTCACGGCGGGATGATCGGCATCGTGATGGGCTGCGCGTATTTCGCATGGAAGGAAAAGCTGCCGCTCCTGCATCTGATGGACCTGACCGCGCTGACGGGGACGATCGGCGTGTTCTTCGGGCGGGTCGCCAACTTCGTCAACGGCGAATTGTTCGGCCGCGCATGCGACGCGAATCTGCCGTGGGCCGTGAAGTTTCCGCAGGAGATCGTCGACTGGGCCGACCCGGCGAACTCGAAGCACCAAGTGCTCGCGTCCGATGCGTATCGGCAGATCGAGATGACGGTCGGCTCGACCGACCCGCATGCGATCATCGACGCGTCGCGCCATTCCGACACCGTCGCCCAGATGCTCCGCCCCTTGCTCACCCCGCGGCATCCCTCGCAGATTTACGAAGCGCTGATGGAGGGACTGCTCATGTTCGTGATCCTCGCCATCGTCTGGTACAAGCCGCGAAAGCCCGGCGTCGTCAGCGGATGGTTCATCGTGTCGTATGCGATCGTCCGCATCCTCGGCGAACACTTCCGCACGCCCGACGCCTTCATCGGCTTCGAAGCCCTCGGCCTGACGCGCGGACAATGGCTCAGCAT